CCGTCGTTCAGATCATGGAAAAATTGTAAAGGGTCGATTCTTTGCaacatttatatatattaaaaaattaagtgatttaattttcaattcgtttgaaccaatgcaaagatctatttttatcattttattctaaagagtcataattaatttttaactctatgACTTtcatatgagagccctaagcTCTAGAACTTAATGCATAGCAGATACTTTAGAGTTCTCGTATGAGaggttaaaaattaattatgaccctttaggataaaatgctaaaaaaatacgaCCTTCACAATGGTTCAAACAGAttcaaaattggaacacttgattttttaaccatattttttaatgtataaactgtctaaaaaattaagcgtTCCAATTTTGAATCCATTTGAATCGTTGCGAAGAtctcatttttttgaacattttatactaaaaggtcataattaatttttgactttaggACTCTTATATGAGAATCCTAAAGTATCTGCTATTTATTTAGTTCTAGAgcttagggctctcatatgaAAGCtgtagagtcaaaaattaattatgacccgtaaggataaaatgattagaaaaagaaGATCTTCACATTGAttcaaaagaattaaaaattagagcacttaactttttaactatattttttaatatgttaTTGCGGAACCATCCCTTTCCCAACTTTCCCATGATCAGAACGACGGCGTTTTTGGACTGCTGCAAACGACTTATTAGCGGCACAGCCGCAAATAAGTTTATCTCTTAATTTATACTCATAATATGTGAAAACTGAATTTAGTTGCTTTGAAAACTCGTTTTCTCTGGAAAAATCTTTTTAACAGAACTCAAGGATTTACGAAAGTGAATCGTGTGTGTCCGTTCTGGCTTTGGACagtccaaaatttttttatttaaattcaaaCCGTCGAAAGCCAGAACAGACGACTCAAATCGCGCTCTTCCGTGAATAAGACAATCTCCACATCTCTTTTGTTTATCAACATCATTgacttattttcattattttttgtttacttatttGATGCACTAAGTGGAAATTAACCAGTAAGTCACCAcggccccgtttgataaaagTTTGGAAGGATGGGATTGGATTATGAAGGTAATGGGTTTcctaatactttgtttggtttcacaAAGTTGAGGGGATTGCTAAGCCGATGGGATTACGaatcccccaaaatggggtATTAAGAATACCCGAGGGAGATGGTATTAATAGTCAAATCCCAACCtattctcattatcaatcccttctcattaccaattccttCTATTAattcaatctcatcatctaatcccatctcaaacaaacataatattaataatcGCATCATCCAatcacatctcaaacaaacatacttatTACTAATCCTTTTTCATTACCAATCCCTTatcattatcaatctcaatcataatctcatctccttacgaatctcaccCATCTActactgttatcaaacggggcctacATGTCATTTCAATTGTATTACTCCCATCTATCACCAGTCGTGGCAGCGGCAGAAGGCAAAAGCTCCATGTTCGGCTAAACACTTCGGCTAGGGCAACGTCGCTTCTCCAAGTAGTATGATTGTTTAGATTTTAAGGGGTTTTATTCAACAATTAATTTTATGACTTTGAATGATTCATAGTATTTGTGAAAGTTAATATTTTTCCGATTTATCTATTGTATTTGTATTTCGGATATCAAGCACCGTCATACAATCGTTTTTATTATTTCGGgataggctttgagatagactatacgACATGAGATGGGTCATGTTGTTGGTTAAATCCAGTGAtaatatttttggagattatcTATAGAAATTGCTACCCTGTTGGTGGTATGGTTACAAGTTAAATGAAACCCTAGACTTCGCCACATTTATATTGCAAGGAGAGGTTGAATTGAAACCCCAGTCCATTTTTTCTGATTAGTTTTCAAAGCCTTTATCTGCTTTCGTAGtttaatttttagtttaatCAAACTCAACTTCCATCTATTTTccagaattaaattagaaataaaTTGAGAGTATCGCAACTTAGCTTTTTACTCCCCGCGGACGATTTCGGGCTTAACTGCTATTCTTCGAGataattgttaattttttattttataaattatatttttgataCGAAAACGACAGACCAATTATAAACTTGAAACATTTGCAGAAATATCATTTATTTATTTCGTAAAACCACATGAAAATGGCTCTTATTTTTATCAGGAAGAATAAGAGCTACTAGGGCCGGCCAACCTTGCTCATCAAAGTCCACAATGGTGACCTAAACATCAAACCTTATTCCatagaggaaaacaaaaaataaaacacactCCATTATTGAGTACCATATATATCAAGCACCTAGCTTGAACCTTCAGTAGAATGCTGCAGTACTGGGATTTTCATCGTGGCAGCAGCAAAAAGTGATGTACTTCTCCATAGCGCGGAGGCACTCCGGGCACTTCATGCCCTCCGGTATCCTCCCGGTACCGGCCGTGCTCAGAAACTCAAACCGGCAACACGGGTGCTCAGTCCCATGAAGCATGTCATGATGATCCTTGAACGATCGGTCAAACCCTTTAGTGGCCACGTGTTCCTTCCACAAGTCGTACTCCAGCAGGGTTGGCATCACCTTGGTCCCGTGTCCGTTCACCACAACTTCCGCCCCTCGGCTCAGCACGGCCCAGCCTCCGCTCTTGTCGTAGCTGAGCAATTTCTTGATTTCCTGCATCATGGGGTCCTGGTCGTCGAGCCTCCCGAGCTGGATCTTGGAAAACAGCATGCTCTCCAGTCGAGTCCAGAAGAACCATATCATGAGGTCTTGCCATGTGTGGCTGAGCTTCTCGTTTGTGATGGTGGCGACGATTTTCCGGACTTGTTCTTTCTTGCTGCTCTTTCCCACGTAGACCATCTCTAGAGGGATACGAGCAGATTGCGCCACGGATCGTGCTGTTGTGGTGAATCTTCGGATCCACTCGATGTCATCCCCTCCGTACACGAAAATGTATTTCTCATCCCTTATctgataaaatgaaaaattccaTGTATGTTATGTCAGACACCTCAGGTCACCTATGCCTAAAAGTATCTCCAAAAGTGTGTGTACCCCTATTTTCATGAAATTGTACGGTAAAATATATAGTTACAAGTACAGAAGATTTTGACCTCTGTACGTTTTCGTATAATTTCAACCATAGGATtgcacaaaaatatatattccaCCGTAAGATCGCACAAAAGTGTACTTTTGTGAGATCATGTTGTTGCTTAAAGGTTTATGCATGTATTTAATGTGACAATAGTAACCCATATGTAGTGGGGAAGATTACTTACCCAATTCAGAACTGTTTGGTCAATCCCATTCACAAGCAACTCAAGCTTCCAAGTCTCCTCCTTCCACAAATTCTCCTCTCTCAAGCTAGTGAAGGGGAAAGCATTGCTCCCCCAGATCCACATCATGTGTATGGCATTGGGGCTCACCACCCTCCCCTGCGGGTCCAGCACCACGAGGATAGGCTTGTTGCGGAAATGCCACCTCTCCTTCACGAATCTGATCACCGCCCGATCGATCAGAGAAGGGTGGTGCACCGAGTACCACGGCATGGTGGATTGCAGGCTCTCAAACTGTTTCTGCATCGGGTCTGTCCACTGCTGCACCCTGCGGTCCACAATCGGGATCCAAACCACCTCGTAGAGGTTGTCCAGCCTTGTCGCGTGTTGTCGGGACTCGTTGTAGATTTGTTCCAGAATCGATAGCTCGTCTGGGGAGATGTCTAGGCTTGATATTAGGAGTAGCACATTCTTCCTCCTCAGAACTTCGAGATTAACCTGTTTTTTCAATCCACAGAGACAAAGAAGTTAGCGAAAAAAGTGTGTTCAATATGGCCCGAGACACCCTTCATGCATTATAAAAAAAGAGTGCTTAATATTACTCGAAGCAATTAAAACCCGTAAAATTTTGGGGGGAATTTTTTTCCTGAATAATGGTCTACTTAACAACATTGTATTCTTTCTTGACATTGTATACAGTAATTAAAGAACTCATGTTCAATGTTCAAACCCTTCTCTTGGTAGAGCCATCAAAGAGTGGTGGCTGATCATCCCTGGCATAAATCAGGGCCTTGAGAACTTTCATGTTATCGATATGGATCATTTCAAAGATATTCCGCAGCGCATCGTAAGATTCGTTATTCCTCCTCTCCTCTGCACGAAAAACGCAAGATTTTTAGTCACTGTGATTGTCCATATCTTAAGCTACAACGTTCATTCATTTGAAGTACTGGTTAATTAGGGGGCATAAATACCTAAGAGTTGGTTGCAAATGTTCAATTGCTTCGAGAGATGCTCATAAATGTTGTTTATTTTGTGAGCCAAGGTAGATAGTTCCCATGCCTCCATGGTGGATGTCCCATACCTGAAATGATAACATGTACGTTTATAGTAAGTCCAACAAGGGAACTATGAAATTTTCAAGATTTTTGTCCATCGTGTCGTTTCAACAAAATGATCGATGTAACAGTAGTATTTCTGCAATTAAAATCATGTACATCTAGATGGATTTTCTATTTTACAATGACTAGTCTAAGACTGAAGCATATAAGTCCATTCGAGCTTTCAATGTGCTTGTTTTGTGGTGCTTAGCATTGGTCTTCTGAATTCTTGATTCTAGAATTCTAATCCAACTTGTAGAAAGATCTGATAATTGAATAAGATAGTATGAAAGACAACATACTCATGGCCAATGCTAGTGAGGCTACTGATCTGAGCCGCGCAAGCCACGACTCCTCTCATGGCCCAATAAACGGCAGTTGGAATGGTATTCGCAGCTGCAGCCAATGCCGGCACATCATGAGTAAAATAAGCAGAAGGCAGCTCCTTGAAAGCGACGATGCACCTGGTCAAATCCAACATGACCCTGATGAGATTGTTAAGGGCGTCAAACTTGGGTTTCAATGGGCCCGAATGCTCCATGATGATCGGTAGTTGCTTGAGGATCGCCATCGC
This DNA window, taken from Rhododendron vialii isolate Sample 1 chromosome 8a, ASM3025357v1, encodes the following:
- the LOC131336016 gene encoding protein SIEVE ELEMENT OCCLUSION B-like, with protein sequence MAGKLILPGSNPSTQQLIKGDRSMFMTSDDNVMLKQIQATHNPDGRDIDVKPILNIVEDILSRATMTVDSILPGVIHGHAQSVEDKAQQTSAVAMLDALSYIIDRISCEIAYKSFGGEDGHQTTVSLLNMLSNYSWDAKLVLTLAAFALHYGEFWLLAQIYSSNQLAKAMAILKQLPIIMEHSGPLKPKFDALNNLIRVMLDLTRCIVAFKELPSAYFTHDVPALAAAANTIPTAVYWAMRGVVACAAQISSLTSIGHEYGTSTMEAWELSTLAHKINNIYEHLSKQLNICNQLLEERRNNESYDALRNIFEMIHIDNMKVLKALIYARDDQPPLFDGSTKRRVNLEVLRRKNVLLLISSLDISPDELSILEQIYNESRQHATRLDNLYEVVWIPIVDRRVQQWTDPMQKQFESLQSTMPWYSVHHPSLIDRAVIRFVKERWHFRNKPILVVLDPQGRVVSPNAIHMMWIWGSNAFPFTSLREENLWKEETWKLELLVNGIDQTVLNWIRDEKYIFVYGGDDIEWIRRFTTTARSVAQSARIPLEMVYVGKSSKKEQVRKIVATITNEKLSHTWQDLMIWFFWTRLESMLFSKIQLGRLDDQDPMMQEIKKLLSYDKSGGWAVLSRGAEVVVNGHGTKVMPTLLEYDLWKEHVATKGFDRSFKDHHDMLHGTEHPCCRFEFLSTAGTGRIPEGMKCPECLRAMEKYITFCCCHDENPSTAAFY